Genomic window (Salinibacterium sp. M195):
CGCTGTGCGCACGCACGCCACCGAGCTGCTCGCGTCTGTTGGGCTTGGTGACCAGATGCACAAGCGCCCCCACCAGTTGTCCGGTGGCCAGCGTCAGCGCATCAACATCGCACGCGCACTCATGAACGACCCGAAGGTGCTGCTCGTCGACGAACCAACGAGCGCGCTCGACCAAGAGCGGGGTGCAAGCATCATCGACCTCATCCTGAGCCTCACCGATGAACGCAACACGTCAACGCTGCTCGTCACCCACGACCTCGTTCACTTGCCGCGAATGCACGCCGTCGTGAACATGGTCGATGGCGCGCTCGACACTGTGCGTGCTGAGGCTCTGGTGCCCGTCAGCTAGTGCCCGACCTCGTCAGAGTCGACGCCTGACCCGGGGACATCAATAGCCGCAATCGCTTCGAGGTCGCGCGAGTCGAGCTCGAAGTCGAAGATCGCGATGTTGTCGGCCAGCCTTTCGGGGTTGGCCGACTTCGGGATTGCGACGATGCCGTTCTGAAGGTGCCAGCGCAGTGCGACCTGCGCCGCTGAGCGCTCGTGCTTCTCGGCGATTTCTTGCAATACCGGCTGGTCGAGCACGCTCTTGATGGGGCTCCACGCTTCCGTGACGATTCCGCGAGAGTCGTGATAAGCGCGCTCCGCTAGGCGAGCGTTGGTCGGCGAGAGGTCAACCTGATTGACGGCAGGAACAGTGGTGCCCGCATCCGCCAGCACATCAAGGTGCGCTGGTTTAAAGTTCGAGACACCGATTGAGCGAACAAAGCCGTCTGCTTTCAGCTTCTCGAGGGTGCGCCACGTGGAGAGAAACTCGTCGCGCTCGGGCAGCGGCCAGTGAATAAGGAGAAGGTCGACAAAGTCGAGGTCGAGGCGTTCGAGGCTGCCGCGCAGGCCATCGATCGCCAGGTCGGCGCCCTGAAAATCGCCATCAAGCTTCGTGGTGATAAACAGTTCGTCGCGGTCAATACCACTGCGACGGATGCCCTCGCCCACACCAACTTCGTTGCCGTAGCGCACGGCTGTATCGATGTGACGGTAGCCAAGTTCAATCGCCATCGGAACAACAATGGCAACCTCGGCATCGCTGAGTGGCCATGTGCCAAAACCGAGCTGGGGAATGCTATGGCCGTCGTTCAGCGGTATCGAAGGAATCATCTTCTTAGGC
Coding sequences:
- a CDS encoding aldo/keto reductase; its protein translation is MIPSIPLNDGHSIPQLGFGTWPLSDAEVAIVVPMAIELGYRHIDTAVRYGNEVGVGEGIRRSGIDRDELFITTKLDGDFQGADLAIDGLRGSLERLDLDFVDLLLIHWPLPERDEFLSTWRTLEKLKADGFVRSIGVSNFKPAHLDVLADAGTTVPAVNQVDLSPTNARLAERAYHDSRGIVTEAWSPIKSVLDQPVLQEIAEKHERSAAQVALRWHLQNGIVAIPKSANPERLADNIAIFDFELDSRDLEAIAAIDVPGSGVDSDEVGH